CAGCCGCAGCATGTTTTCCAGGTGAATGACGGAGAAGGGGGTTTCCCGGGGCACCAGGATCAGGGGGCGGCGCTCCTTGAGCATCACATCCGCCGCCCGTTCGATTAGGTTATCCGCCAGGCCCTGGGCTACCGCCGCCAGGGTGCCCATGGAGCAGGGGCAGATCACCATGGCGTCCGGGGCGCCGGAGCCGGAGGCCATGGGGGCGAACCACTCTTCCCGGCCATAGACTTCCAGGGTGCCGGGCAGCTCCCCGTAGGCGGCCCGGAAGTGTTCCGCCAGTTCCTTGGGGGCGGCGGGTAGTTCCAGGTCCATTTCCTGTTTGGCCACCACCCGGGCGGCCTGGGAATAGAGGAGCTGGACCCGGCGTCCGGCGGCCAGGAGACATTCCAGCAGGCGAATGCCGTAGGGCAGGCCGGAGGCGCCGGTGAAGGCGAGGCAGACGGTGGCGGGAGCGGGGGCCATGGGGGTCTCGAATAGGGTCAGGGGCGAAGAGGCGCGCTTGCAGGGGCCGGGGAAGCCTGAGTCAGGCCCGGGAGGGGGCTGTCTTCCGCCAGCAGCCGGGCGGCGATGAGGCCGTTAATGGTGCCGAAGAAGAGGGCGGCCAGGGCGAAAACCGGAGCCAGGAGAAAGATGCCGTTATGGGGAATGAGCCAGAGCCGGGCCAGAAGTAGCTGACCGCTGATGTGGGCGAAGGCGGCCAGAATGGACAGGCTCACCGGGCCGAACCAGCGCCGGGGCAGGGCCCGGGCCAGACCCAGGGCGCCCAGGCTGAACAGGGCGCCTGCGGCGGAGAGGAAAAAGCCGGGGGCGAGAAACTGGCCCAGGAGCAGGCTGCCCGCCAGCACCCGCAGGCCGGTCACCCAGGCCGTGGCGCGCCAGCCGTGGCGTTGCAGCACCAGGAGGGTGACGATATTGGCCAGCCCGGGCTTGATGCCGGGCAGGGGGGTGGGAATGGCCGCATCCACCAGGGAGAGAAAAATAGCCGCCGTGGCCAGCCGGGCAATGCGCCGGTCCTCCGGGGTGACGGGCAGGATCAGGGTGGTGGCTCCCGGAGCGCCGGCGGGGGGAGCGGTGTCAGCGGCTGGGGGCGCGGCGGGAGCGGTGATGGGGGCAGCGCCAAAGGGGGCTTCCCCGGCCAGGGTCGGGGAGGCGGTCATGGATAAACCGGCAGCCGGAGTCGGGGCCCCAGTCGGGCTACCCGTGGTTGCTCCCGGCAGCCGGGGGTCTTCTCCGCCGGGCAAGGGGGGCTCAGTAATTGAGGGAATCATAGGCCTCATCCCGACCGGCGATTTGCAGGCTGATGTGGTTGGGGGCGCAGATGGCGATTTCTCCTGGGCGGGCCAGCCAGCCCTGGCGCACGCAGTACTGGCGCGGCCCCGGGTCCGCCGCCACCCGGGCCCGGCCCGGTTCCACCGCAATGCGGGTGAGGCCGATGGGGCCGGTGATTTCCAATTGGTGGGGCCGGGACAGGTCCAGTTGGGCCACCACCTGGCCGTCTTTCCGCACCACGGCCCGTTCCGCCACCCCGCCGTGCCAGGCCAGAGGCACCAGGGCGCCGCAGACGAGGGCCCCCAGGAGCAGGGTGAGCCAGTCTCCGGGACGCATCAGGCCCAGCCAGCGGCGGGCTGGCCAAGGGGCGGTGCGGGGTTCAGCCATGGGCCGATCCGGCCAGTTCCCGGTGGCGGCGCAGAACCCGCAGATCCCTGGCCTGATCCTTGAATTGGCTGGCCAGCCATTCCACCAGATAGACGGAGCGGTGCTGGCCGCCGGTGCAGCCGATGGCCACGGTGAGATAGGAGCGGGAATCCCGGATGTAGGCGGGCAGCCAGCGGGAGACGAAGCGGAAGATGTCCTGGCGCATTTCCAGCACCTCTGCCTGGGCTTCCAGGTAATCCGCCACGGGTTGGTCCTGGCCGGTGAGGGGCCGCAGTTCTAGGTCGTAATAGGGGTTGGGCAGGCAGCGCACGTCGAAGACCAGATCCGCATCCAGGGGAATGCCGTGCTTGAAGCCGAAGGACTGGAAAAACAGGGTCAGGCCCTGGCCCGGCTCCAGGGTGACGAACTGGTGTACCCAGGCCCGCAGGGTGGCGGCCTTGAGGTCGCTGGTGTCGATGCGATGCCCCAACCCGGCCACGGTGGCCAGGAGTTGCCGCTCTTCCCGGATGGCTTCTGCCAGGGTGCGGCCTTCCCGGGCCAGGGGATGGCGCCGCCGGGTTTCGGAAAAGCGCCGCAGCAGGGTGTCGTCCTTGGCGTCTAGGAAGAGAAAGCTCACCGTGGTGTTGGCGCTTTTCAGCTGTTCCAGGAGCCGGGGCAGTTCCCGGATGCCTTCGCCGCTACGCACGTCCATGGCAACCCCCACCCGGCGGTAGCCCTTGCGCCGCAGTTCTTCCACTAGATCGATGAGTAGGGCAGAGGGCAAATTGTCCACGCAATAGTAGCCCGCGTCCTCCAGGACGTTGATGGCGATGGACTTGCCTGAGCCGGAAAGGCCGGAAATAAGGACCAGATGCATGGGACGAGGATAACCAGGGCAGCTTCCAGGATCAAGCCGGGCTGGCTAAACTGTCAGACCGAACCGGCGCCGGAGGCGCTGCCCACCCCGGGGCGCCGGTGCCCCTTGGAGCGTGTTTTTCCATGCAAGTTCTCGATCTGCCCTATCTTGCCGAACTCACGGCCCTGCGCCGGGATTTGCACGCCCATCCGGAAACGGCCTTCCACGAAACCCGCACCGCCCAGGTGGTGGCCAAGGAACTGGCGGCCTATGGCCTGGAAGTGCACCAGGGGCTGGCCAAGACCGGGGTGGTGGGAGTGCTGCGCCGGGGTAATTCTCACCGGGCCATTGCCCTGCGGGCGGATATGGACGCCCTGCCCCTGGCGGAGCGCAACGATTTTCCCCACCGCTCTTGCCATGAAGGGCGGATGCACGCCTGCGGCCACGACGGCCATACCGCCATGCTCCTGGGGGCGGCCCGCTGGCTGGCGGAACGGGGGCGCTTCGACGGCACCCTGGTTTTTGTCTTTCAGCCGGCGGAGGAGGAGGAAAACGGGGCGGAGGTCATGGTTCGGGAGGGGCTTTTCCAGCGCTTTCCCGTGAGCCGGGTGTTCGGCCTGCACAACTGGCCCGGTCTGCCCCTGGGCCATATGGCGGTGCATGACGGCCCGGTGATGGCGGGCACCTGCGTTTTTCGCATTGCCGTGGAGGGCCATGGCGCCCATGCGGCCATGCCCCAGGAGGGGCGGGACCCGGTGGTGGCGGCCAGCCAGCTGGTGCTGGCCCTGCAAACCATCGTCAGCCGCAATCTGGACCCCCTGGAGGCGGGGGTGGTGTCCGTGACCCAGATCCACGGCGGCACCACCAGCAACATCATTCCCGACCGGGTGGTGCTGGAAGGCACCCTGCGCAGCTTCAAGCCCCAGGTCCAGGCCCGTCTGGAAGAAAGCCTGGAGCGCCTCTGCAACGGGGTAGCGACCAGCTACGGGGTCCAGGTCCGGGTCAGCTACGACGAGCGTATTCCGGCCACGGTCAATGCCCCGGCGGAAACCGCCCTGTGCCGCCGGGTGGCCCGGGCCCTGTGCGGCGCCGGGGCGGTGGCGGAAAGTCCCGCCCCCTCCCTGGCGGCGGAGGATTTCGCCTTCATGCTCCAGGCCAAGCCCGGGTGCTATGTGTGGCTGGGCAACGGTCCGGGGGAAGGGGGCTGCACCCTGCATAACCCCCGCTACGACTTTAACGACCAGGCCCTGACTCTGGGCGTGAGCTACTGGGTGGCCTTAGCGGAGGCCGCCCTGGGGAGCGAGGCCTGACGGGCCTGCCAGGGCCTGCCAGGGCCGCTCCGGCGCTTGGGGCCGTAGGACGGGCCTCAGATGCCGGCCCCCTGGTCGTTGTAGATGTAGTCCCGGGTCCAGGGCATGGTTTCCGCTCCCAGGCTGTTGGCCTTGGTGGCCACGATCTGGTGCAGGGCCACCCAGCCGTGGGAAAAGCCGTAGGCGCAGCCCGCCAGATAAATGCGCCAGATGCGGTAGCGCCGGTCCCCCACCATGGCCCGCAGGGTGTCCCCCGCCGTTTCGAAGCGGTAGGACCAGTGCTCCAGGGTGCGGGCGTAGTGGCGGCGCAGATTCTCCACGTCCGTGGCTTCCAGGCCGGCGGCGGCCATTTCCCGCAGGGTCAGGCCGATGTGGGGCAGTTCTCCGTGGGGAAACACATAGCGCTCGATAAAGCTGCCGCCCCCCCAGGGCACTTCCCCCGAATCCGGGTCCGTGGAGGTAATGCCGTGGTTGAGTACCACCCCGTCGTCCTCCAATAGCTCGTGGATGCGGGCGAAATAGGCCCGCAGATTTTTCAGGCCCACGTGCTCGAACATGCCCACGCTGGTGATCCGGTCGAAACGGCCCGTCACATCCCGATAATCCTGGAGCCGCACCTCGCACCGGTCTTCCAGTCCGGCGGTAGCGATGCGGGCCCGGGCCAGGTCGTACTGCTGCTGGGACAGGGTGATGCCCACGCAGCGGGCGCCCCAGTGCTGGGCGGCGCGCAGAATCAGGGCTCCCCAGCCGCAGCCGATGTCCAGCAGGCGCTGGCCGGGCTGGAGGCGAATCTTGCGCAGAATCAGGTCGATTTTCTGGACCTGGGCCGTTTCCAGGCTGTCCTCCGGGTGCTGGAAATAGCCGCAGGAATAGACCATGTTGTCGTCCAGCCACTGCTTGTAGAAATCGTTGGACACGTCGTAGTGGTAGGCGATGGCCTCCGCATCCATTTTCCGGTTGTGGCGCACCATGCGGCGAATGGGACCGAAACGGCCCTCCGGCTTGATTTCCCCGTCCGCCATGGCGGCGGCTACGGTAATGATGTCCCGGGCCGAGCCCGCCACCTGAATGTCCCCTTCCACATAGGCGGTGCCCAGATTATCCAGGCTGGGGGTGAGCAGGTAGCGCAGGCCGGACATGGCGGGCAGGGTGAGAGTGACCCGGGGATCTTCCCCCAGGTCGAAGCTGGTGCCGTTCCACAGCACCAGCCGCAGGGGCAGGTTGCGGGCGCGCAGGCGGGCCACCAGCGCGTTCAATTGCTTACGCCAGAACATGACAAACCTTTCGGAAAAAAAGCGACCCGAACCGGGGGACTGCCGCCGGAGAGGCGGCTGGAACGGGGCCGGGTCGGTTATCTGGCACGCTTTGCGCTTAGCATGGCGCGACAGAATTCAAAAGACCTGTTGATTATGCACTTTTTCATAGTTATGCGTATAAGTGCTTAAGCATGTACTGAAGGGGCGCCCTTGGCCGGAGGCGAATAGACGCCTCCGAATCTCAGGCGCTAGCCCGAAAAAGCCGGCATCACCCTGGGGGAGGGCGGAGCGAAAAGGGGAAGGGGGTGGCTGGGGAGGGAGGCGGGGGAGCGGGAGCCGGTGGACGGTGGGGCCGGGTGTTCCGGGCGTGGTCCGGGAAGGGCTCGGGTTTCCCCGGGGCGGGGATGGGAGGTCGGTCCGAAGGGCTTTCCCTCCGGGGGGCTGGGGGTAGAAGGCGCCCGGAAAGGGGCGTCTTCCTTGGCTTTCCCAAAGAGGGATGGGGCGGGAAGATGCTGCCGGGAGCTTGGGCCGCCAAGGGGCAGCGGCGTGGCCCTTTTAAGGCCCCTTATGGTGCCGAGGGGCCCGTTTCGCTCCCCGACGCTGGGGGCGCGTCATCCTTTCCGGACGCCGGGTTGGCCGGGGGCAGGCCGGCGATCTGTTCCGCCGTGCGGCCACAGCCCAGGCAGGTGCCGCTTTCCGGGTCCATGGTGCAGACCCCGATACACGGGTCTTCTTCCGGTATGTCCCAGGTTTCTTCCATGGGGTGTCTTCCTCTGTGCCGGGGCTCAGGCCTCGCCCCGCAGGGCGGCCCCTTCCGGGTCCCATTGCTGGCGCCGGGCCCGGCTCTGTTCCAGGATGTCCTGGCGGCGGCCGTTATCCGCCTCCCGCCAGGCGTAGATTTCTTCCAGGCTGCGAAAGCAGCCTTCGCAAAAGCCGTGTTCCTCGTTCATCCGGCAGACCCGGATACAGGGGGAGGCGACCCGTTCTTCTTCTATGGCGTCCATAAAGGCTTTCCGCAGGGTTGGGGGATACGGGGAGGCGCCCCGTACCCGGTGCATAGACCCGGCCCGGGCGCTGGTGTTCCCCGGCGGGGGTGAAAAAGGCGAGGCTGTGCCCTGAGGCCGGAGCGGCAGCTGCCTTGGGGATGGCTCAGGTATGACGGCCCGGGTGGGGGGGCGGCAGCAAAGCAGGGAACCCGGACCGGGGCTTGTGGGGCGTCAGGGTTCGCCGGTGGCAGACCTCAGGGCCGTGGCGCGGTGGGGCGGTAAAGCGGCGGGCGGCGGGCGGCGGGCGGCGGGCAGAAACGGGAAGCAACAGGCAGTGGTGGTCCGGGGCGGCGACCAACCGCCGCTCCGGGCCTCAGGCCGGTTCGTCCAGGGTCTGGGCCCAGGCGGGTTTGCGCTTTTCCAGGAAGGCGGCGATGCCCTCCTGGCCTTCGGCGGAGAGGCGCACCTGGGTGGCCCGGGCGGCGGATTCCAGGACCAGATCCCCGTCCAGGGGATGGCCGTCCAGGGCGGCCAGCATTTCCTTGCAGGCGCCCAGGGCGGCGGGACCGTTGCGCAGCAGCTTGTCCACGATTTCCCCCACCGCGTCGTCCAGGGCTTCCTCGTCCGGCACCAGTTCGTGGATCAGGCCCAGGCGATAGGCTTCGGCGGCGGAAAACCGCTCTCCGGTGAGCAGGTAGCGGCGGGCGTGGCGGGCCCCCACGGCGGCCTGAAAATAGGGGGCGGCCAGGGCGGGCAGCAGGCCCAGCTTGACGTCGGTGAGGGCGAAAAGGGCGTCGTAGGTGGCCAGGGCAATGTCGCAGGCGGCCACCAGACCCACCCCGCCCCCGTAGGCCGGACCCTGGACCCGGGCGATGACCGGCTTGGTCAGGGTGTTCAGGGTTTGCAGCATGTCCCCCAGGTTGCGGGCTTCCTGGAGATTCTGGCTGGGGGTGAAGCGGGCTGCCCGTTGCTGCCATTGGAGGTCCGTACCGGCGCAGAAGCTTTTGCCCGTGGCGGACAGCACCACCACCCGCACCTGGGCATCGGCTTCCAGCTGGCGCAGACCTTCGGTGATTTCCCCGATCAGGTGTTCGTCCAGGGCGTTGTGCCGGTCCGGCTTATTGAGGGTGAGCAGGCCCAGGGGACCGTCGGTCTCCACCAGAATGGCTTGAAATTCCATGGCATTCTCCCTGTGATTCCGCCCACCGGCCCGAATGGCGGCGGGGCCCGGCAGCGGGCCGATGAGCATCATGCCACCGGCCTGGGGCGGGCGCCAGAGCCCCGTCCCCGGTGGCCTTTCCGGGGGCGGGTTGGGATGGGCTCAGAGCTGGGGTACGTCCTTGATCCACTTGGTCACCGGCTCGGCCTGATAACGGCCCATGGCCGCCAGCAGGGCGTCCGGTTCCTGGGCTGTGAGCACCAGCTGCCGGTTCTCCTGGCGCAGGAAACCTTCTGCCACCGCATGGTCGAAGAGCCCTAGCAGGGCGTCGTAATAGCCTTCCACGTTGAGCAGGCCGCAGGGCTTGGTGTGGAAGCCCAGCTGGCCCCAGGTGATGATTTCGCAGAATTCCTCAAAGGTGCCGAAGCCCCCGGGCAGGGCGATGAAACCATCCGCCAGTTCCGCCATGCGGGCCTTGCGGGTGTGCATGGAATCCACCACTTCCAGCCGGGTGAGCTGGCGGTGTTCCAGGTGCCGCCCCGCCACTTCCTTGCCCATCAGGGCCTGGGGAATGACGCCGATGACCTGGCCCCCCGCCGCCAGACAGGCGTCGGCCACCGTGCCCATGAGGCCCACGTTGCCGCCCCCATACACCAGCTCCAGACCCTGCTCCGCCAGGCTGCGACCCAGGGCCTGGGCGGCGCTGCGATAGACGGGGCGGGTGCCGGAACTGGACCCGCAAAAGACGCAAATTCGTTTCATGATGCTTGGCTCTGTGATTGGAAAAGAGGCCGGGCCCGGTACGCCGGTCCGGCAGGGAAGGCCATGATAAGCCAGGAATGTGGCGTTTATCCTGCGGGGCCTTGCCTTGGGGGATGTGGGGCCGGTTTGGCCGCCGCGCCGGGCCAGGGAAAGCAGCCGCCGTCCCTGGGGGCGCGAACCGCTTTAGCCCTGGGGACGCCGACTGCCCCGGGCACCCCGGTTGGTGAGGATCACCCCGCCCAGCACCAGGGCGCCGCCGATCAGCACGGGGGCGGAGAGCCGTTCTCCCAGCAGCCAGTCCCCCTGGAGCACGGCGAAAATGGGCACCAGATTGATGAAGGCGGCTGCCCGGGTGGCTCCCAGGCCCCGGATGCCTTCCGCGTACCAGGTGAAGCTCAGGGCGGTACCGAACAGGCCGAGAAAGAGCACGCAGAGCCAGGCCCGCAGGCTTAAGTCCGGGGGCACCAGGGTGAGGCCCAGGGCCAGGGCGGCGGCTCCCAGGAGCAGGCCTCCCAGGGCGCAGGCGTAAAAGGTGGCGGCTAGGGGGGAGAGGGTGTGGGTGGCCCGGCGGCCGATGAAGGTGAACAGGGTCCAGAACAGGACGCAGCCCAGGATCAGCCATTCCCCCAGGCCGATGGCGCCATGGAGCAGGGCCAGGGGATGGCCGTTGCCGATCACCAGGAGGCAGCCTCCCAGGGCGGTGAGAATGCCCAGACCCTTTATTCGGTTCATGGTTTCCCCGCCGCCCAGCCAGGCTACCAGGGCCACGGCGGCCGGATTGAGGGCTACCACCAGGGCGCCCTTGCCAGCGCTGATGTGGCGCAGACCGTAGAGAAAGCAGAGGTTGTAGGCGAAGATGCCGGTGAAGCCGAGCCAGAAGACCGTGGCCCATTCCCGCCGGGAGAGGGCCCGGGGAGCGAAGGCGCTCCGGCCTTCAGTCAGGCCCAGCTGAAGCCCCAGGGCCAGGGCGGCAATAAAAAACCGCCAGAAGGCGGCGGTCAGGGGCGGGGTGTCCTGGACCACCAGACGTCCGGCGATCCAGGTACCTCCCCAGAGCACCATGGTCAGCAGCAGGCGGAGGTAAAGCCCCCCGTGGCCGCCGACCCGGTGCCAGGGGAACAACTTAGAGCATTTCCACGGCCACGGCCACGGCTTCGCCGCCGCCGATGCACAGGGAGGCGATGCCCTTCTTCTTGCCGTATTGCTTCAGGGCGCCCAGCAGGG
This sequence is a window from Azospira inquinata. Protein-coding genes within it:
- a CDS encoding NusG domain II-containing protein — translated: MAEPRTAPWPARRWLGLMRPGDWLTLLLGALVCGALVPLAWHGGVAERAVVRKDGQVVAQLDLSRPHQLEITGPIGLTRIAVEPGRARVAADPGPRQYCVRQGWLARPGEIAICAPNHISLQIAGRDEAYDSLNY
- a CDS encoding flavin prenyltransferase UbiX, encoding MAPAPATVCLAFTGASGLPYGIRLLECLLAAGRRVQLLYSQAARVVAKQEMDLELPAAPKELAEHFRAAYGELPGTLEVYGREEWFAPMASGSGAPDAMVICPCSMGTLAAVAQGLADNLIERAADVMLKERRPLILVPRETPFSVIHLENMLRLARAGALILPPNPGFYAHPQSVDDLVDFVVARILDQLHVPQSLQAPWGGEKEA
- a CDS encoding LOG family protein; this encodes MKRICVFCGSSSGTRPVYRSAAQALGRSLAEQGLELVYGGGNVGLMGTVADACLAAGGQVIGVIPQALMGKEVAGRHLEHRQLTRLEVVDSMHTRKARMAELADGFIALPGGFGTFEEFCEIITWGQLGFHTKPCGLLNVEGYYDALLGLFDHAVAEGFLRQENRQLVLTAQEPDALLAAMGRYQAEPVTKWIKDVPQL
- a CDS encoding enoyl-CoA hydratase/isomerase family protein, with the protein product MEFQAILVETDGPLGLLTLNKPDRHNALDEHLIGEITEGLRQLEADAQVRVVVLSATGKSFCAGTDLQWQQRAARFTPSQNLQEARNLGDMLQTLNTLTKPVIARVQGPAYGGGVGLVAACDIALATYDALFALTDVKLGLLPALAAPYFQAAVGARHARRYLLTGERFSAAEAYRLGLIHELVPDEEALDDAVGEIVDKLLRNGPAALGACKEMLAALDGHPLDGDLVLESAARATQVRLSAEGQEGIAAFLEKRKPAWAQTLDEPA
- a CDS encoding M20 aminoacylase family protein encodes the protein MQVLDLPYLAELTALRRDLHAHPETAFHETRTAQVVAKELAAYGLEVHQGLAKTGVVGVLRRGNSHRAIALRADMDALPLAERNDFPHRSCHEGRMHACGHDGHTAMLLGAARWLAERGRFDGTLVFVFQPAEEEENGAEVMVREGLFQRFPVSRVFGLHNWPGLPLGHMAVHDGPVMAGTCVFRIAVEGHGAHAAMPQEGRDPVVAASQLVLALQTIVSRNLDPLEAGVVSVTQIHGGTTSNIIPDRVVLEGTLRSFKPQVQARLEESLERLCNGVATSYGVQVRVSYDERIPATVNAPAETALCRRVARALCGAGAVAESPAPSLAAEDFAFMLQAKPGCYVWLGNGPGEGGCTLHNPRYDFNDQALTLGVSYWVALAEAALGSEA
- the rapZ gene encoding RNase adapter RapZ, which encodes MHLVLISGLSGSGKSIAINVLEDAGYYCVDNLPSALLIDLVEELRRKGYRRVGVAMDVRSGEGIRELPRLLEQLKSANTTVSFLFLDAKDDTLLRRFSETRRRHPLAREGRTLAEAIREERQLLATVAGLGHRIDTSDLKAATLRAWVHQFVTLEPGQGLTLFFQSFGFKHGIPLDADLVFDVRCLPNPYYDLELRPLTGQDQPVADYLEAQAEVLEMRQDIFRFVSRWLPAYIRDSRSYLTVAIGCTGGQHRSVYLVEWLASQFKDQARDLRVLRRHRELAGSAHG
- a CDS encoding SAM-dependent methyltransferase is translated as MFWRKQLNALVARLRARNLPLRLVLWNGTSFDLGEDPRVTLTLPAMSGLRYLLTPSLDNLGTAYVEGDIQVAGSARDIITVAAAMADGEIKPEGRFGPIRRMVRHNRKMDAEAIAYHYDVSNDFYKQWLDDNMVYSCGYFQHPEDSLETAQVQKIDLILRKIRLQPGQRLLDIGCGWGALILRAAQHWGARCVGITLSQQQYDLARARIATAGLEDRCEVRLQDYRDVTGRFDRITSVGMFEHVGLKNLRAYFARIHELLEDDGVVLNHGITSTDPDSGEVPWGGGSFIERYVFPHGELPHIGLTLREMAAAGLEATDVENLRRHYARTLEHWSYRFETAGDTLRAMVGDRRYRIWRIYLAGCAYGFSHGWVALHQIVATKANSLGAETMPWTRDYIYNDQGAGI
- a CDS encoding DMT family transporter, whose protein sequence is MFPWHRVGGHGGLYLRLLLTMVLWGGTWIAGRLVVQDTPPLTAAFWRFFIAALALGLQLGLTEGRSAFAPRALSRREWATVFWLGFTGIFAYNLCFLYGLRHISAGKGALVVALNPAAVALVAWLGGGETMNRIKGLGILTALGGCLLVIGNGHPLALLHGAIGLGEWLILGCVLFWTLFTFIGRRATHTLSPLAATFYACALGGLLLGAAALALGLTLVPPDLSLRAWLCVLFLGLFGTALSFTWYAEGIRGLGATRAAAFINLVPIFAVLQGDWLLGERLSAPVLIGGALVLGGVILTNRGARGSRRPQG
- a CDS encoding DUF1289 domain-containing protein, coding for MDAIEEERVASPCIRVCRMNEEHGFCEGCFRSLEEIYAWREADNGRRQDILEQSRARRQQWDPEGAALRGEA
- a CDS encoding Gx transporter family protein: MLPVTPEDRRIARLATAAIFLSLVDAAIPTPLPGIKPGLANIVTLLVLQRHGWRATAWVTGLRVLAGSLLLGQFLAPGFFLSAAGALFSLGALGLARALPRRWFGPVSLSILAAFAHISGQLLLARLWLIPHNGIFLLAPVFALAALFFGTINGLIAARLLAEDSPLPGLTQASPAPASAPLRP
- a CDS encoding DUF1289 domain-containing protein, with protein sequence MEETWDIPEEDPCIGVCTMDPESGTCLGCGRTAEQIAGLPPANPASGKDDAPPASGSETGPSAP